From Channa argus isolate prfri chromosome 21, Channa argus male v1.0, whole genome shotgun sequence, one genomic window encodes:
- the ppfibp1a gene encoding liprin-beta-1 isoform X4 yields the protein MMSDASEMLAAALEQMDGIIAGSKAMDYSNGLFDCQSPTSPFLGGLRVLHLLEDLRAALELMDNEERDNLRCQIPDSTAEGVAEWLQGRLTNGHSSEAVYQERLSRLESDKECLILQVSVLTDQVEVQGEKIRDLDTCLQHHREKLNATEELLQQELVNRTALETQKLELMTEVSSLKLKLTAVERDHRDNEGLYQEVTDLRFRVTDIENERLQCEKKLKATKEELQLLQRQLEEREVELKKLKDESRLRLESYTRAEGGERDTEMVKMKKVLETLTSVNDEKERRIKELEESLTKCKKVQELVKEKPKEELYNDIPDPPMVPVAMAVDQVTLVLEGVAGRSCDESTPCIAVLSEMNELDREQQLQAAESSLDVPQQGSSSSTDQAKLKAGAGSPFPTKANTMTDESFGSKKARASFGRGFFKLRGGKQTASVPNLAEEERKGTDHLDLAGVPPRKSHDAARLPSSPETKKKSKGFKKFFGRLKRSHSTSFNLDDAAETEFRRGGVRATAGPRLGWSRESKHNAAAEAPFSRWSKDEVCVWLHEQGLGLYAAQGQNWIKSGQTLLKASQHDLEKELGVKHPLHRKKLQLALQALCSDEDDLKGKLDHNWVTRWLDDIGLPQYKSHFDEARVDGRMLHYMTVEDLLSLKVGSVLHHLSIKRAIQVLRLNSFEPNCLRRRPSDENNITPAEISQWTNHRVMEWLRSVDLAEYAPNLRGSGVHGGLMVLEHRFNVEALALLLNIPPNKTLLRRHLATHFHLLVGSEAKRIKQDCLENPDYTVLTATAKVKPRRLSFGGFGTLRRKRPTDDEEYICPMNIEMPENSSFQRSALIHEDNLEQLEDSEGTVQQIGAFSEGINNLTSMLKEDEFFQEVSVCSPQVEAVETPNN from the exons ATGATGTCTGACGCCAGTGAGATGTTGGCAGCAGCCTTGGAGCAAATGGATGGTATCATAGCAG GCTCCAAGGCCATGGATTACTCCAATGGGCTCTTTGATTGCCAGTCGCCCACTTCACCTTTCCTGGGTGGTCTTCGGGTTCTGCATCTACTTGAGGACCTGCGGGCAGCCTTAGAGCTTATGGACAATGAGGAGAGGGATAACCTGCGATGTCAGATCCCTGATTCCACTGCTGAGGGAGTGGCAGAGTGGCTGCAGGGACGACTG ACTAATGGCCACAGCTCAGAAGCAGTCTACCAGGAACGCCTGTCACGACTGGAGAGTGACAAAGAGTGTCTTATTCTTCAG GTGAGTGTTCTCACTGACCAGGTGGAGGTCCAAGGTGAAAAGATCCGGGACCTTGACACTTGTCTTCAGCATCATCGAGAGAAGCTTAATGCCACTGAAGAGCTGCTTCAGCAG GAGCTCGTGAACAGGACAGCGCTGGAGACCCAGAAGCTGGAGCTGATGACTGAGGTGTCCAGTCTGAAGCTGAAGCTGACTGCTGTGGAACGAGACCACAGGGACAATGAG GGCTTGTATCAGGAAGTAACGGACCTTCGGTTCAGGGTGACTGATATAGAGAATGAAAGACTCCAGTGTGAGAAGAAACTTAAAGCTACCAAA GAGGAGCTACAGCTTCTGCAGAGGCAGTTGGAGGAGCGAGAGGTGGAGCTGAAGAAGCTTAAAGATGAGAGCAGACTGAGGCTGGAGAGCTACACAAGAGCTGAAGGAGGGGAGAGAG ATACAGAGAtggtgaaaatgaagaaagTATTGGAGACGCTGACGTCAGTCAACGATGAGAAG GAGCGAAGGATAAAAGAGCTGGAGGAGTCACTAACAAAGTGCAAAAAAGTGCAAGAGCTGGTCAAAG AGAAGCCAAAGGAAGAGCTCTACAATGATATTCCAGACCCTCCCATGGTTCCTGTTGCTATGGCGGTGGATCAGGTCACCCTGGTGCTGGAGGGGGTGGCAGGAAGGAGCTGTGACGAG TCTACTCCCTGTATAGCTGTGCTGTCTGAAATGAATGAACTGGACAGAGAGCAACAGCTGCAGGCAGCAGAGAG CTCTTTAGATGTCCCACAGCAGGGCAGCTCCAGCAGCACTGACCAG GCCAAACTTAAAGCAGGAGCTGGTTCTCCTTTCCCTACAAAAGCAAACACCATGACTGATGAGAGTTTTGGTTCCAAGAAGGCCCGTGCTTCTTTTGGCCGTGGCTTCTTCAAGCTGCGTGGAGGCAAACAGACGGCCAGTGTCCCAAACCTGG CTGAGGAAGAACGTAAAGGCACAGATCACCTGGACTTGGCTGGTGTCCCTCCACGGAAATCCCACGATGCAGCTCGTCTGCCATCCTCcccagaaaccaaaaaaaagtccaaaggcTTCAAGAAATTCTTTGGCAG GCTAAAGAGGAGTCACTCTACCTCCTTCAACCTCGACGATGCAGCTGAGACCGAGTTCAGGAGGGGTGGAGTCAGAGCCACAGCTGGCCCTAGACTCGGCTGGTCACGTGAATCTAAACACAA tgctgctgctgaagctCCCTTCTCACGCTGGAGTAAAGATGAAgtttgtgtgtggctgcatgAGCAGGGCCTCGGGTTGTACGCTGCTCAAGGCCAGAACTGGATCAAATCGGGACAAACGTTACTGAAAGCGTCACAACATGATCTGGAAAAG GAGCTGGGCGTGAAGCATCCTCTCCACAGGAAGAAGCTGCAGCTGGCTCTGCAGGCGCTCTGCTCAGATGAGGACGATTTGAAGGGCAAACTGGACCACAACTGGGTGACCA GATGGCTGGATGACATCGGCCTCCCGCAGTATAAAAGTCACTTTGACGAGGCTCGTGTTGACGGGCGCATGCTGCACTACATGACAGTG GAGGACTTGCTGTCTCTGAAGGTGGGCAGTGTTCTTCATCACCTCAGCATTAAGAGGGCTATTCAGGTCCTGCGCCTCAACTCCTTCGAGCCCAACTGTCTCAGGCGACGACCCTCTGATGAG AACAACATCACGCCAGCAGAGATCTCCCAGTGGACCAACCACAGAGTGATGGAGTGGCTCCGCTCTGTGGATTTGGCTGAATATGCCCCAAATCTGAGAGGCAGCGGAGTTCATGGAGGACTAATG GTGTTGGAGCATCGGTTCAACGTGGAAGCTCTCGCCCTTCTACTCAACATCCCTCCCAACAAAACCCTGCTGCGGCGCCACCTGGCCACACATTTTCACCTGCTCGTGGGCTCCGAGGCAAAACGGATTAAACAGGACTGTCTGGAAAACCCAGACTACACTGTCCTCACTGCCACAGCCAAAGTCAAG CCTAGACGTCTGTCATTTGGTGGTTTTGGCACTCTGCGGAGGAAACGGCCAACTGATGATGAAGAGTACATCTGCCCTATGAACATAGAAATGCCAGAAAACAGCAGCTTCCAGAGAAGTGCCCTAATCCATGAGGATAACCTGGAACAG CTGGAAGACTCTGAAGGCACCGTCCAACAGATCGGGGCCTTTTCTGAAGGAATCAACAATCTGACG AGCATGCTGAAGGAGGATGAGTTTTTTCAGGAGGTGTCCGTCTGCTCTCCACAAGTTGAAGCAGTAGAAACTCCCAACAACTAA
- the ppfibp1a gene encoding liprin-beta-1 isoform X3, with product MMSDASEMLAAALEQMDGIIAGSKAMDYSNGLFDCQSPTSPFLGGLRVLHLLEDLRAALELMDNEERDNLRCQIPDSTAEGVAEWLQGRLTNGHSSEAVYQERLSRLESDKECLILQVSVLTDQVEVQGEKIRDLDTCLQHHREKLNATEELLQQELVNRTALETQKLELMTEVSSLKLKLTAVERDHRDNEGLYQEVTDLRFRVTDIENERLQCEKKLKATKEELQLLQRQLEEREVELKKLKDESRLRLESYTRAEGGERDTEMVKMKKVLETLTSVNDEKERRIKELEESLTKCKKVQELVKEKPKEELYNDIPDPPMVPVAMAVDQVTLVLEGVAGRSCDESTPCIAVLSEMNELDREQQLQAAESSLDVPQQGSSSSTDQAKLKAGAGSPFPTKANTMTDESFGSKKARASFGRGFFKLRGGKQTASVPNLAEEERKGTDHLDLAGVPPRKSHDAARLPSSPETKKKSKGFKKFFGRLKRSHSTSFNLDDAAETEFRRGGVRATAGPRLGWSRESKHNAAAEAPFSRWSKDEVCVWLHEQGLGLYAAQGQNWIKSGQTLLKASQHDLEKELGVKHPLHRKKLQLALQALCSDEDDLKGKLDHNWVTRWLDDIGLPQYKSHFDEARVDGRMLHYMTVEDLLSLKVGSVLHHLSIKRAIQVLRLNSFEPNCLRRRPSDENNITPAEISQWTNHRVMEWLRSVDLAEYAPNLRGSGVHGGLMVLEHRFNVEALALLLNIPPNKTLLRRHLATHFHLLVGSEAKRIKQDCLENPDYTVLTATAKVKCLCLLQPRRLSFGGFGTLRRKRPTDDEEYICPMNIEMPENSSFQRSALIHEDNLEQLEDSEGTVQQIGAFSEGINNLTSMLKEDEFFQEVSVCSPQVEAVETPNN from the exons ATGATGTCTGACGCCAGTGAGATGTTGGCAGCAGCCTTGGAGCAAATGGATGGTATCATAGCAG GCTCCAAGGCCATGGATTACTCCAATGGGCTCTTTGATTGCCAGTCGCCCACTTCACCTTTCCTGGGTGGTCTTCGGGTTCTGCATCTACTTGAGGACCTGCGGGCAGCCTTAGAGCTTATGGACAATGAGGAGAGGGATAACCTGCGATGTCAGATCCCTGATTCCACTGCTGAGGGAGTGGCAGAGTGGCTGCAGGGACGACTG ACTAATGGCCACAGCTCAGAAGCAGTCTACCAGGAACGCCTGTCACGACTGGAGAGTGACAAAGAGTGTCTTATTCTTCAG GTGAGTGTTCTCACTGACCAGGTGGAGGTCCAAGGTGAAAAGATCCGGGACCTTGACACTTGTCTTCAGCATCATCGAGAGAAGCTTAATGCCACTGAAGAGCTGCTTCAGCAG GAGCTCGTGAACAGGACAGCGCTGGAGACCCAGAAGCTGGAGCTGATGACTGAGGTGTCCAGTCTGAAGCTGAAGCTGACTGCTGTGGAACGAGACCACAGGGACAATGAG GGCTTGTATCAGGAAGTAACGGACCTTCGGTTCAGGGTGACTGATATAGAGAATGAAAGACTCCAGTGTGAGAAGAAACTTAAAGCTACCAAA GAGGAGCTACAGCTTCTGCAGAGGCAGTTGGAGGAGCGAGAGGTGGAGCTGAAGAAGCTTAAAGATGAGAGCAGACTGAGGCTGGAGAGCTACACAAGAGCTGAAGGAGGGGAGAGAG ATACAGAGAtggtgaaaatgaagaaagTATTGGAGACGCTGACGTCAGTCAACGATGAGAAG GAGCGAAGGATAAAAGAGCTGGAGGAGTCACTAACAAAGTGCAAAAAAGTGCAAGAGCTGGTCAAAG AGAAGCCAAAGGAAGAGCTCTACAATGATATTCCAGACCCTCCCATGGTTCCTGTTGCTATGGCGGTGGATCAGGTCACCCTGGTGCTGGAGGGGGTGGCAGGAAGGAGCTGTGACGAG TCTACTCCCTGTATAGCTGTGCTGTCTGAAATGAATGAACTGGACAGAGAGCAACAGCTGCAGGCAGCAGAGAG CTCTTTAGATGTCCCACAGCAGGGCAGCTCCAGCAGCACTGACCAG GCCAAACTTAAAGCAGGAGCTGGTTCTCCTTTCCCTACAAAAGCAAACACCATGACTGATGAGAGTTTTGGTTCCAAGAAGGCCCGTGCTTCTTTTGGCCGTGGCTTCTTCAAGCTGCGTGGAGGCAAACAGACGGCCAGTGTCCCAAACCTGG CTGAGGAAGAACGTAAAGGCACAGATCACCTGGACTTGGCTGGTGTCCCTCCACGGAAATCCCACGATGCAGCTCGTCTGCCATCCTCcccagaaaccaaaaaaaagtccaaaggcTTCAAGAAATTCTTTGGCAG GCTAAAGAGGAGTCACTCTACCTCCTTCAACCTCGACGATGCAGCTGAGACCGAGTTCAGGAGGGGTGGAGTCAGAGCCACAGCTGGCCCTAGACTCGGCTGGTCACGTGAATCTAAACACAA tgctgctgctgaagctCCCTTCTCACGCTGGAGTAAAGATGAAgtttgtgtgtggctgcatgAGCAGGGCCTCGGGTTGTACGCTGCTCAAGGCCAGAACTGGATCAAATCGGGACAAACGTTACTGAAAGCGTCACAACATGATCTGGAAAAG GAGCTGGGCGTGAAGCATCCTCTCCACAGGAAGAAGCTGCAGCTGGCTCTGCAGGCGCTCTGCTCAGATGAGGACGATTTGAAGGGCAAACTGGACCACAACTGGGTGACCA GATGGCTGGATGACATCGGCCTCCCGCAGTATAAAAGTCACTTTGACGAGGCTCGTGTTGACGGGCGCATGCTGCACTACATGACAGTG GAGGACTTGCTGTCTCTGAAGGTGGGCAGTGTTCTTCATCACCTCAGCATTAAGAGGGCTATTCAGGTCCTGCGCCTCAACTCCTTCGAGCCCAACTGTCTCAGGCGACGACCCTCTGATGAG AACAACATCACGCCAGCAGAGATCTCCCAGTGGACCAACCACAGAGTGATGGAGTGGCTCCGCTCTGTGGATTTGGCTGAATATGCCCCAAATCTGAGAGGCAGCGGAGTTCATGGAGGACTAATG GTGTTGGAGCATCGGTTCAACGTGGAAGCTCTCGCCCTTCTACTCAACATCCCTCCCAACAAAACCCTGCTGCGGCGCCACCTGGCCACACATTTTCACCTGCTCGTGGGCTCCGAGGCAAAACGGATTAAACAGGACTGTCTGGAAAACCCAGACTACACTGTCCTCACTGCCACAGCCAAAGTCAAG TGCTTGTGTCTCCTCCAGCCTAGACGTCTGTCATTTGGTGGTTTTGGCACTCTGCGGAGGAAACGGCCAACTGATGATGAAGAGTACATCTGCCCTATGAACATAGAAATGCCAGAAAACAGCAGCTTCCAGAGAAGTGCCCTAATCCATGAGGATAACCTGGAACAG CTGGAAGACTCTGAAGGCACCGTCCAACAGATCGGGGCCTTTTCTGAAGGAATCAACAATCTGACG AGCATGCTGAAGGAGGATGAGTTTTTTCAGGAGGTGTCCGTCTGCTCTCCACAAGTTGAAGCAGTAGAAACTCCCAACAACTAA
- the ppfibp1a gene encoding liprin-beta-1 isoform X2, translated as MMSDASEMLAAALEQMDGIIAGSKAMDYSNGLFDCQSPTSPFLGGLRVLHLLEDLRAALELMDNEERDNLRCQIPDSTAEGVAEWLQGRLTNGHSSEAVYQERLSRLESDKECLILQVSVLTDQVEVQGEKIRDLDTCLQHHREKLNATEELLQQELVNRTALETQKLELMTEVSSLKLKLTAVERDHRDNEGLYQEVTDLRFRVTDIENERLQCEKKLKATKRPKWNTERFTGDEEELQLLQRQLEEREVELKKLKDESRLRLESYTRAEGGERDTEMVKMKKVLETLTSVNDEKERRIKELEESLTKCKKVQELVKEKPKEELYNDIPDPPMVPVAMAVDQVTLVLEGVAGRSCDESTPCIAVLSEMNELDREQQLQAAESSLDVPQQGSSSSTDQAKLKAGAGSPFPTKANTMTDESFGSKKARASFGRGFFKLRGGKQTASVPNLAEEERKGTDHLDLAGVPPRKSHDAARLPSSPETKKKSKGFKKFFGRLKRSHSTSFNLDDAAETEFRRGGVRATAGPRLGWSRESKHNAAAEAPFSRWSKDEVCVWLHEQGLGLYAAQGQNWIKSGQTLLKASQHDLEKELGVKHPLHRKKLQLALQALCSDEDDLKGKLDHNWVTRWLDDIGLPQYKSHFDEARVDGRMLHYMTVEDLLSLKVGSVLHHLSIKRAIQVLRLNSFEPNCLRRRPSDENNITPAEISQWTNHRVMEWLRSVDLAEYAPNLRGSGVHGGLMVLEHRFNVEALALLLNIPPNKTLLRRHLATHFHLLVGSEAKRIKQDCLENPDYTVLTATAKVKPRRLSFGGFGTLRRKRPTDDEEYICPMNIEMPENSSFQRSALIHEDNLEQLEDSEGTVQQIGAFSEGINNLTSMLKEDEFFQEVSVCSPQVEAVETPNN; from the exons ATGATGTCTGACGCCAGTGAGATGTTGGCAGCAGCCTTGGAGCAAATGGATGGTATCATAGCAG GCTCCAAGGCCATGGATTACTCCAATGGGCTCTTTGATTGCCAGTCGCCCACTTCACCTTTCCTGGGTGGTCTTCGGGTTCTGCATCTACTTGAGGACCTGCGGGCAGCCTTAGAGCTTATGGACAATGAGGAGAGGGATAACCTGCGATGTCAGATCCCTGATTCCACTGCTGAGGGAGTGGCAGAGTGGCTGCAGGGACGACTG ACTAATGGCCACAGCTCAGAAGCAGTCTACCAGGAACGCCTGTCACGACTGGAGAGTGACAAAGAGTGTCTTATTCTTCAG GTGAGTGTTCTCACTGACCAGGTGGAGGTCCAAGGTGAAAAGATCCGGGACCTTGACACTTGTCTTCAGCATCATCGAGAGAAGCTTAATGCCACTGAAGAGCTGCTTCAGCAG GAGCTCGTGAACAGGACAGCGCTGGAGACCCAGAAGCTGGAGCTGATGACTGAGGTGTCCAGTCTGAAGCTGAAGCTGACTGCTGTGGAACGAGACCACAGGGACAATGAG GGCTTGTATCAGGAAGTAACGGACCTTCGGTTCAGGGTGACTGATATAGAGAATGAAAGACTCCAGTGTGAGAAGAAACTTAAAGCTACCAAA CGGCCAAAGTGGAACACTGAGCGGTTCACTGGAGATGAG GAGGAGCTACAGCTTCTGCAGAGGCAGTTGGAGGAGCGAGAGGTGGAGCTGAAGAAGCTTAAAGATGAGAGCAGACTGAGGCTGGAGAGCTACACAAGAGCTGAAGGAGGGGAGAGAG ATACAGAGAtggtgaaaatgaagaaagTATTGGAGACGCTGACGTCAGTCAACGATGAGAAG GAGCGAAGGATAAAAGAGCTGGAGGAGTCACTAACAAAGTGCAAAAAAGTGCAAGAGCTGGTCAAAG AGAAGCCAAAGGAAGAGCTCTACAATGATATTCCAGACCCTCCCATGGTTCCTGTTGCTATGGCGGTGGATCAGGTCACCCTGGTGCTGGAGGGGGTGGCAGGAAGGAGCTGTGACGAG TCTACTCCCTGTATAGCTGTGCTGTCTGAAATGAATGAACTGGACAGAGAGCAACAGCTGCAGGCAGCAGAGAG CTCTTTAGATGTCCCACAGCAGGGCAGCTCCAGCAGCACTGACCAG GCCAAACTTAAAGCAGGAGCTGGTTCTCCTTTCCCTACAAAAGCAAACACCATGACTGATGAGAGTTTTGGTTCCAAGAAGGCCCGTGCTTCTTTTGGCCGTGGCTTCTTCAAGCTGCGTGGAGGCAAACAGACGGCCAGTGTCCCAAACCTGG CTGAGGAAGAACGTAAAGGCACAGATCACCTGGACTTGGCTGGTGTCCCTCCACGGAAATCCCACGATGCAGCTCGTCTGCCATCCTCcccagaaaccaaaaaaaagtccaaaggcTTCAAGAAATTCTTTGGCAG GCTAAAGAGGAGTCACTCTACCTCCTTCAACCTCGACGATGCAGCTGAGACCGAGTTCAGGAGGGGTGGAGTCAGAGCCACAGCTGGCCCTAGACTCGGCTGGTCACGTGAATCTAAACACAA tgctgctgctgaagctCCCTTCTCACGCTGGAGTAAAGATGAAgtttgtgtgtggctgcatgAGCAGGGCCTCGGGTTGTACGCTGCTCAAGGCCAGAACTGGATCAAATCGGGACAAACGTTACTGAAAGCGTCACAACATGATCTGGAAAAG GAGCTGGGCGTGAAGCATCCTCTCCACAGGAAGAAGCTGCAGCTGGCTCTGCAGGCGCTCTGCTCAGATGAGGACGATTTGAAGGGCAAACTGGACCACAACTGGGTGACCA GATGGCTGGATGACATCGGCCTCCCGCAGTATAAAAGTCACTTTGACGAGGCTCGTGTTGACGGGCGCATGCTGCACTACATGACAGTG GAGGACTTGCTGTCTCTGAAGGTGGGCAGTGTTCTTCATCACCTCAGCATTAAGAGGGCTATTCAGGTCCTGCGCCTCAACTCCTTCGAGCCCAACTGTCTCAGGCGACGACCCTCTGATGAG AACAACATCACGCCAGCAGAGATCTCCCAGTGGACCAACCACAGAGTGATGGAGTGGCTCCGCTCTGTGGATTTGGCTGAATATGCCCCAAATCTGAGAGGCAGCGGAGTTCATGGAGGACTAATG GTGTTGGAGCATCGGTTCAACGTGGAAGCTCTCGCCCTTCTACTCAACATCCCTCCCAACAAAACCCTGCTGCGGCGCCACCTGGCCACACATTTTCACCTGCTCGTGGGCTCCGAGGCAAAACGGATTAAACAGGACTGTCTGGAAAACCCAGACTACACTGTCCTCACTGCCACAGCCAAAGTCAAG CCTAGACGTCTGTCATTTGGTGGTTTTGGCACTCTGCGGAGGAAACGGCCAACTGATGATGAAGAGTACATCTGCCCTATGAACATAGAAATGCCAGAAAACAGCAGCTTCCAGAGAAGTGCCCTAATCCATGAGGATAACCTGGAACAG CTGGAAGACTCTGAAGGCACCGTCCAACAGATCGGGGCCTTTTCTGAAGGAATCAACAATCTGACG AGCATGCTGAAGGAGGATGAGTTTTTTCAGGAGGTGTCCGTCTGCTCTCCACAAGTTGAAGCAGTAGAAACTCCCAACAACTAA
- the ppfibp1a gene encoding liprin-beta-1 isoform X1 — MMSDASEMLAAALEQMDGIIAGSKAMDYSNGLFDCQSPTSPFLGGLRVLHLLEDLRAALELMDNEERDNLRCQIPDSTAEGVAEWLQGRLTNGHSSEAVYQERLSRLESDKECLILQVSVLTDQVEVQGEKIRDLDTCLQHHREKLNATEELLQQELVNRTALETQKLELMTEVSSLKLKLTAVERDHRDNEGLYQEVTDLRFRVTDIENERLQCEKKLKATKRPKWNTERFTGDEEELQLLQRQLEEREVELKKLKDESRLRLESYTRAEGGERDTEMVKMKKVLETLTSVNDEKERRIKELEESLTKCKKVQELVKEKPKEELYNDIPDPPMVPVAMAVDQVTLVLEGVAGRSCDESTPCIAVLSEMNELDREQQLQAAESSLDVPQQGSSSSTDQAKLKAGAGSPFPTKANTMTDESFGSKKARASFGRGFFKLRGGKQTASVPNLAEEERKGTDHLDLAGVPPRKSHDAARLPSSPETKKKSKGFKKFFGRLKRSHSTSFNLDDAAETEFRRGGVRATAGPRLGWSRESKHNAAAEAPFSRWSKDEVCVWLHEQGLGLYAAQGQNWIKSGQTLLKASQHDLEKELGVKHPLHRKKLQLALQALCSDEDDLKGKLDHNWVTRWLDDIGLPQYKSHFDEARVDGRMLHYMTVEDLLSLKVGSVLHHLSIKRAIQVLRLNSFEPNCLRRRPSDENNITPAEISQWTNHRVMEWLRSVDLAEYAPNLRGSGVHGGLMVLEHRFNVEALALLLNIPPNKTLLRRHLATHFHLLVGSEAKRIKQDCLENPDYTVLTATAKVKCLCLLQPRRLSFGGFGTLRRKRPTDDEEYICPMNIEMPENSSFQRSALIHEDNLEQLEDSEGTVQQIGAFSEGINNLTSMLKEDEFFQEVSVCSPQVEAVETPNN, encoded by the exons ATGATGTCTGACGCCAGTGAGATGTTGGCAGCAGCCTTGGAGCAAATGGATGGTATCATAGCAG GCTCCAAGGCCATGGATTACTCCAATGGGCTCTTTGATTGCCAGTCGCCCACTTCACCTTTCCTGGGTGGTCTTCGGGTTCTGCATCTACTTGAGGACCTGCGGGCAGCCTTAGAGCTTATGGACAATGAGGAGAGGGATAACCTGCGATGTCAGATCCCTGATTCCACTGCTGAGGGAGTGGCAGAGTGGCTGCAGGGACGACTG ACTAATGGCCACAGCTCAGAAGCAGTCTACCAGGAACGCCTGTCACGACTGGAGAGTGACAAAGAGTGTCTTATTCTTCAG GTGAGTGTTCTCACTGACCAGGTGGAGGTCCAAGGTGAAAAGATCCGGGACCTTGACACTTGTCTTCAGCATCATCGAGAGAAGCTTAATGCCACTGAAGAGCTGCTTCAGCAG GAGCTCGTGAACAGGACAGCGCTGGAGACCCAGAAGCTGGAGCTGATGACTGAGGTGTCCAGTCTGAAGCTGAAGCTGACTGCTGTGGAACGAGACCACAGGGACAATGAG GGCTTGTATCAGGAAGTAACGGACCTTCGGTTCAGGGTGACTGATATAGAGAATGAAAGACTCCAGTGTGAGAAGAAACTTAAAGCTACCAAA CGGCCAAAGTGGAACACTGAGCGGTTCACTGGAGATGAG GAGGAGCTACAGCTTCTGCAGAGGCAGTTGGAGGAGCGAGAGGTGGAGCTGAAGAAGCTTAAAGATGAGAGCAGACTGAGGCTGGAGAGCTACACAAGAGCTGAAGGAGGGGAGAGAG ATACAGAGAtggtgaaaatgaagaaagTATTGGAGACGCTGACGTCAGTCAACGATGAGAAG GAGCGAAGGATAAAAGAGCTGGAGGAGTCACTAACAAAGTGCAAAAAAGTGCAAGAGCTGGTCAAAG AGAAGCCAAAGGAAGAGCTCTACAATGATATTCCAGACCCTCCCATGGTTCCTGTTGCTATGGCGGTGGATCAGGTCACCCTGGTGCTGGAGGGGGTGGCAGGAAGGAGCTGTGACGAG TCTACTCCCTGTATAGCTGTGCTGTCTGAAATGAATGAACTGGACAGAGAGCAACAGCTGCAGGCAGCAGAGAG CTCTTTAGATGTCCCACAGCAGGGCAGCTCCAGCAGCACTGACCAG GCCAAACTTAAAGCAGGAGCTGGTTCTCCTTTCCCTACAAAAGCAAACACCATGACTGATGAGAGTTTTGGTTCCAAGAAGGCCCGTGCTTCTTTTGGCCGTGGCTTCTTCAAGCTGCGTGGAGGCAAACAGACGGCCAGTGTCCCAAACCTGG CTGAGGAAGAACGTAAAGGCACAGATCACCTGGACTTGGCTGGTGTCCCTCCACGGAAATCCCACGATGCAGCTCGTCTGCCATCCTCcccagaaaccaaaaaaaagtccaaaggcTTCAAGAAATTCTTTGGCAG GCTAAAGAGGAGTCACTCTACCTCCTTCAACCTCGACGATGCAGCTGAGACCGAGTTCAGGAGGGGTGGAGTCAGAGCCACAGCTGGCCCTAGACTCGGCTGGTCACGTGAATCTAAACACAA tgctgctgctgaagctCCCTTCTCACGCTGGAGTAAAGATGAAgtttgtgtgtggctgcatgAGCAGGGCCTCGGGTTGTACGCTGCTCAAGGCCAGAACTGGATCAAATCGGGACAAACGTTACTGAAAGCGTCACAACATGATCTGGAAAAG GAGCTGGGCGTGAAGCATCCTCTCCACAGGAAGAAGCTGCAGCTGGCTCTGCAGGCGCTCTGCTCAGATGAGGACGATTTGAAGGGCAAACTGGACCACAACTGGGTGACCA GATGGCTGGATGACATCGGCCTCCCGCAGTATAAAAGTCACTTTGACGAGGCTCGTGTTGACGGGCGCATGCTGCACTACATGACAGTG GAGGACTTGCTGTCTCTGAAGGTGGGCAGTGTTCTTCATCACCTCAGCATTAAGAGGGCTATTCAGGTCCTGCGCCTCAACTCCTTCGAGCCCAACTGTCTCAGGCGACGACCCTCTGATGAG AACAACATCACGCCAGCAGAGATCTCCCAGTGGACCAACCACAGAGTGATGGAGTGGCTCCGCTCTGTGGATTTGGCTGAATATGCCCCAAATCTGAGAGGCAGCGGAGTTCATGGAGGACTAATG GTGTTGGAGCATCGGTTCAACGTGGAAGCTCTCGCCCTTCTACTCAACATCCCTCCCAACAAAACCCTGCTGCGGCGCCACCTGGCCACACATTTTCACCTGCTCGTGGGCTCCGAGGCAAAACGGATTAAACAGGACTGTCTGGAAAACCCAGACTACACTGTCCTCACTGCCACAGCCAAAGTCAAG TGCTTGTGTCTCCTCCAGCCTAGACGTCTGTCATTTGGTGGTTTTGGCACTCTGCGGAGGAAACGGCCAACTGATGATGAAGAGTACATCTGCCCTATGAACATAGAAATGCCAGAAAACAGCAGCTTCCAGAGAAGTGCCCTAATCCATGAGGATAACCTGGAACAG CTGGAAGACTCTGAAGGCACCGTCCAACAGATCGGGGCCTTTTCTGAAGGAATCAACAATCTGACG AGCATGCTGAAGGAGGATGAGTTTTTTCAGGAGGTGTCCGTCTGCTCTCCACAAGTTGAAGCAGTAGAAACTCCCAACAACTAA